One part of the Vicia villosa cultivar HV-30 ecotype Madison, WI linkage group LG6, Vvil1.0, whole genome shotgun sequence genome encodes these proteins:
- the LOC131612243 gene encoding uncharacterized protein LOC131612243, producing the protein MAASMSSFLPMKPRGTYLKRFNIRRGMQVIKVQNYHQDEGRSTDMVDANLIVLKERIEMVKVKERLERCCKSQHGWNYVPLSINDHRKNKRDKELRSLIELIGLVCGTIGFTSFVGTLFLCLVSLLVHLQV; encoded by the exons ATGGCTGCTTCTATGTCTTCTTTCTTACCTATGAAACCACGAGGAACATATCTCAAGAGATTCAACATACGTCGAGGGATGCAAGTAATAAAAGTACAAAACTATCATCAAGATGAAG GGAGATCAACCGATATGGTAGATGCAAATTTGATTGTTCTAAAAGAGAGGATAGAGATGGTGAAGGTGAAGGAAAGACTTGAAAGGTGTTGTAAGTCTCAACATGGTTGGAATTATGTGCCACTTTCTATTAATGATcatagaaaaaacaaaagagacaaagaaTTGAGAAGTTTAATTGAATTGATTGGTTTAGTTTGTGGAACTATTGGTTTTACCTCTTTTGTTGGAACTCTTTTCCTTTGCCTTGTTTCATTGCTTGTTCATTTGCAAGTatga